A segment of the Leptospira barantonii genome:
GTTCGCGATAAAAAAGGAACCGTTCAAGTCTTGCACATAGTTCAACTGCTTGATGAGCATTCCGATTCCGGAAGAATCGATGTAGTTAAGCTTTTCAAGATTTACGACTACGTTTTTATTATCTTTATTGATATTAGTTTCGAAGAATGTTTTGAGGTCGATTGAGGTATAGATATCGAGACTGCCCGAAAGACTTACGATGTTGGTTTCTCCAGACTTTCTATGAATGATTTCCATACCGTTCCTTTCCTTCCCTTTTCCCAGAATTTGACGATAAGTTCAATCTATTTTTGATAAAATTATAGGGAAAATCCCGGAACCACCGAAACTATTAAAGGACGGGTCTGGAAAATTATACAATGAAAGCCAAATTATTTTATTTCCTGATAATGATATCCGCCTTAGCCGGTATTTCGAGCCAAGAGTTTGAACCGGATGGTAAAGTGAAAATCCTACCTTATGAACAGGGACAAATAAAAGACCTGGAAATTTTGGGAAAGGATATCGCGGAGTTTCACAAGCGAATCGAAAGTCGCCTCGCATTTTTAAACCGAAGAAAACAGATCCAAGACAATCTTTACAGTCAGTTTATTCCCGCGTACGAGGATCAAATTCCTCAAAGTAGAAATCGGTACATGCTCGATTTGAGATTCGTTTTGAAAGTTTCCGGCGCGAAGGAACAAAGCACGGCTTTGAAATTGGAATCGATCGTTTTCTGGAGCAGGAAATCATTAATTTCCAAAATGCGTCCTCAGTATGAAGAAATCAGCATTCTTAGAAACGATAAACCTACTTCCGAAACTCCGGATTCCATCGAATTGGTGGTGAGAAAAAAAACGGATTCCGGTACGAAAGAAGTCGTTTATAATGTGGCAACGATCCGTGAACCCGCACAAAGGGTGAAACTTGTCCGAATTTATAGAACCAACCTCCTGGAAATCATCCGTCGAATCGATAAGTATGTGGAAGGAAATATCAAAACCACCGCAGAAGACGTGGAAACCACTCTTAGCGAGGTGGAAAACGGCGGACCTTATCAGGAGAACCTTCCGAAGGAGTAGAATTCTTGTATGAACGATCCGGGGTCAAAAAATAATTTCCCGGATCATTATAAGAATCTCGGGCTTTCTCCTTTGGCTTCCGTCGAAAGGGTAAAATCACGTTATCGGGAATTGGCGAAGATATTCCATCCCGATAACAGAGAAACCGGTTCCTCCGATCTTTTTCAGAAATTCGCACAATCGTATCAGATTCTCACACACCCGACTCGCAGAAAAGAATACGATCTTCAATATCTTTCCAGACATCCCGAAATTCTTTTTAAGTTCAAGTCCGCGATCGAAGGGAAAAAAGATCCGCATTCTCCCGCAAAAATAAAACAGATCCCGGCTTCTCGGATTTTATACGCGGGTCAGGCGGTGGAACTCGCAAGACGCGGATTGCTGCGCGCGGGGATGCGAAATAAAGAACGCAAAAAATATTCCGGCATTCATTACGATATTAGAATTCTATTAACTACGGAAGAATTAAATTCTCCCTTTTCCGCGAAAATTCCGCTGGTGGTTCGGGTTCTTTGTCCGGATTGTATGGGTTCGAACGTGTTCTGCGATTCCTGTGGCGGAAAAGGGACGTATAAAAGTTTTAGAAATCTCAACCTCGAAGCGGAAGCGGGAAAACTTCTTCCCGGAAAAATTTACGAGCTGGATCTTTCCGGACTCAAACCCGAAGGATTCGTTCATTTTAAGAAAAACCGTCTCAAAGTAAAAATTGAACTTCTGGACGGAGGGAAAAAATAGGTCTTATGCAGAAGGTGATCCGATTTAATCCGATTTATAAGGATAGAATTTGGGGCGGTAGAAAACTCGGAGACTTCCCCGGAAGAAAAATACCGGACGGAAACATCGGAGAATCCTGGGAAATTTCGGATTACGGCGAAGACGTTTCCGTAATCAACAACGGACCTCTCGCGGGAAAAAATTTTCGCTCGGCATATCGGGAAAACACGGACGCGATCCTGGGAAAACCATTCCGAGATAAACCCTTTCCTCTTTTAATCAAGATCATAGACGCCAAGGAAAAACTTTCCGTTCAAGTTCATCCCGACGATTCATACGCCGAAAAATACGATCCGAAGAGCGCGGGAAAAAAAGAAGCATGGACGGTTCTACAGGCGGAACCCGGTTCCAAACTCGTATGCGGTTTTTTGAATGCAACCAACAGGGAAGAATTCAAATCCCTCGTGGAACAAAATAAGGCCGAAGAAGTTTTAAAACAAATCACGGTGAAAGAAGGGGATTCCTTTCTTTTGAATCCGGGAAGAATCCACGCGATCGGCGCGGGAATTCTTCTGATGGAAGTGCAGCAATCCTCGGATTCCACTTACAGGGTTTACGACTACGGGAGACCGAGAGAATTGCATCTTCAAAAAGCGCTCGACGTTTTGGATTATTCCGGACCTTCCGAAAAGGACGTGATGAAACCGGAATCGAAATCCTGGAACGAAGGAAAAAGATTTCGTCTAACGGCAAACGACAAGTTTCTGATGGAAACGCTCGAAGTTTCCGGAATCGGAAAAACATTCCAAATTCCGAATGTATATTCCGAACCGGTGTTTCAGATTCTGATCGTTCTTAACGGAAAGATTCAAGTCGAAGGTGAAATTCTTTCCCAAGGAGACACTCTGTTTTTAACCGCCTCCGGTTTGAACGAAGGAATCTCCGCGGTCAATCTCGCGGAGAATACGAAACTTTCCGTCAGCGGTCCCGGCTCCGATTGGGCCGCGTATAAAGATTAGAATTTTCGAATGGAACCCGAAGAAGAACCGATCGTCTGGATCAGCGAGGAAGAGCTCGCAAAACAAAGAAGGATCGCAAAGGATCTCAAAAAAACTCCGTGGTGGAAAAAGAAAAAGGGTGCGGGCATCTGCCACTACTGCGGTAAAAAATTCTTACCCGAAGAATTGACGATGGATCATCTCATTCCTCTCGCAAAGGGAGGAAAGTCCATCAAGGCCAACCTAGTTCCAGCATGCAAAGAATGTAATTTTGCAAAAAAGAATAAACTTCCGTTCGAGTTCGATTCGGAAACGGAAGGAAGCGGATCGTGAACGATCTTTCTCAAGACGAAG
Coding sequences within it:
- a CDS encoding STAS domain-containing protein, encoding MEIIHRKSGETNIVSLSGSLDIYTSIDLKTFFETNINKDNKNVVVNLEKLNYIDSSGIGMLIKQLNYVQDLNGSFFIANMKPAIEKVFKVAGLTSYFKTISPAEFSSNFP
- a CDS encoding LIC_12936 family protein, yielding MKAKLFYFLIMISALAGISSQEFEPDGKVKILPYEQGQIKDLEILGKDIAEFHKRIESRLAFLNRRKQIQDNLYSQFIPAYEDQIPQSRNRYMLDLRFVLKVSGAKEQSTALKLESIVFWSRKSLISKMRPQYEEISILRNDKPTSETPDSIELVVRKKTDSGTKEVVYNVATIREPAQRVKLVRIYRTNLLEIIRRIDKYVEGNIKTTAEDVETTLSEVENGGPYQENLPKE
- a CDS encoding DnaJ domain-containing protein, yielding MNDPGSKNNFPDHYKNLGLSPLASVERVKSRYRELAKIFHPDNRETGSSDLFQKFAQSYQILTHPTRRKEYDLQYLSRHPEILFKFKSAIEGKKDPHSPAKIKQIPASRILYAGQAVELARRGLLRAGMRNKERKKYSGIHYDIRILLTTEELNSPFSAKIPLVVRVLCPDCMGSNVFCDSCGGKGTYKSFRNLNLEAEAGKLLPGKIYELDLSGLKPEGFVHFKKNRLKVKIELLDGGKK
- a CDS encoding type I phosphomannose isomerase catalytic subunit — translated: MQKVIRFNPIYKDRIWGGRKLGDFPGRKIPDGNIGESWEISDYGEDVSVINNGPLAGKNFRSAYRENTDAILGKPFRDKPFPLLIKIIDAKEKLSVQVHPDDSYAEKYDPKSAGKKEAWTVLQAEPGSKLVCGFLNATNREEFKSLVEQNKAEEVLKQITVKEGDSFLLNPGRIHAIGAGILLMEVQQSSDSTYRVYDYGRPRELHLQKALDVLDYSGPSEKDVMKPESKSWNEGKRFRLTANDKFLMETLEVSGIGKTFQIPNVYSEPVFQILIVLNGKIQVEGEILSQGDTLFLTASGLNEGISAVNLAENTKLSVSGPGSDWAAYKD
- a CDS encoding HNH endonuclease, with translation MEPEEEPIVWISEEELAKQRRIAKDLKKTPWWKKKKGAGICHYCGKKFLPEELTMDHLIPLAKGGKSIKANLVPACKECNFAKKNKLPFEFDSETEGSGS